The following coding sequences lie in one Calypte anna isolate BGI_N300 chromosome 7, bCalAnn1_v1.p, whole genome shotgun sequence genomic window:
- the FTCD gene encoding formimidoyltransferase-cyclodeaminase isoform X1, with product MAKLVECVPNFSEGNNKEVIDALSQAISQTPGCVLLDVDAGASTNRTVYTFVGSPEAVVEGALSAARVAWQLIDMSQHMGEHPRMGALDVCPFVPVMNVSMEECVTCAHIFGQRLAAELGVPVYLYGAAAQDESRKALPSIRAGEYEALPKKLAKPEWAPDYGPPTFVPQWGATVTGARTFLIAYNVNLLCTKELAHRIALNIREQGRGAEQPGRLKRVQGIGWYLEEEKMAQVSTNLLDFETTPLHVVYEEICRDAEALNLPVVGSQLVGLVPKKAMLDAAEFYIKKEKLFILEEEQKIRLVVSRLGLDSLTPFHPRERIIEYLVQAGEVDQGLVAKPLGAFVRAVGERSAAPGGGSVSAAAAALGAALGCMVGLMSYGKRQFEELDPIMRKLIPPFHQAMDELVAMVDTDSRAFSSYMEAMKLPKSTPEERERRTAAMQQGLKTAVRVPCTLAEKVNGLWPALKELACHCNLACKSDIQVGAKMLEVAVFGAYFNVMINLKDITDEKFKLAMSQKVSGLLEEAKQGSALVLTLLEKRVS from the exons ATGGCCAAGCTGGTGGAGTGTGTCCCCAACTTCTCAGAGGGCAATAACAAGGAG GTGATTGATGCACTGAGCCAGGCCATCTCCCAGACACcaggctgtgtgctgctggACGTGGATGCCGGCGCCTCCACCAACCGCACTGTCTACACCTTTGTGGGGTCTCCTGAGGCTGTGGTGGAAGGGGCCCTGAGCGCAGCTCGTGTGGCTTGGCAGCTCATTGACATGAGCCAGCACATGG GTGAACACCCTCGCATGGGGGCCCTGGATGTCTGCCCCTTTGTGCCAGTGATGAATGTCAGCATGGAGGAATGTGTCACCTGTGCCCACATCTTTGGGCAGCGCTTGGCAGCGGAGCTGGGAGTGCCTG TTTACCTGTATGGAGCGGCAGCACAGGACGAGAGCAGGAAAGCTCTGCCCAGCATCCGTGCTGGGGAGTATGAGGCACTCCCCAAAAAG cttgCAAAACCAGAGTGGGCTCCTGATTACGGGCCCCCAACCTTTGTTCCCCAGTGGGGGGCCACGGTGACGGGCGCCCGGACCTTCCTCATTGCCTACAATGTTAACCTGCTGTGCACCAAGGAGCTGGCCCACCGCATCGCCCTCAACATCCGTGAGCAGGGGCGTGGTGCTGAGCAG CCTGGGCGCTTGAAGAGAGTGCAGGGCATTGGCTGGTATttggaggaagagaagatggCCCAGGTTTCCACGAACCTGCTGGACTTTGAGACCACACCACTCCATGTTGTCTACGAGGAGAtctgcagagatgcagag GCACTGAACCTCCCTGTGGTGGGGTCCCAACTGGTGGGACTTGTCCCCAAGAAGGCCATGCTGGATGCAGCTGAGTTTTAcatcaagaaggaaaaactcTTCATCTTGGAAGAGGAACAGAAGATCAGACTG GTGGTCAGCCGGCTGGGCCTGGACTCCCTGACTCCGTTTCACCCCCGGGAACGCATCATCGA GTACctggtgcaggcaggagaggtggACCAAGGGCTGGTGGCCAAGCCATTGGGTGCCTTCGTGCGAGCGGTCGGTGAGAGGTCAGCGGCTCCAGGAGGAGGCTCCgtgtctgcagctgctgctgccctg GGAGCGGCGCTGGGCTGCATGGTGGGACTGATGAGCTATGGGAAGAGGCAGTTTGAGGAGCTGGACCCCATTATGAGGAAGCTGATCCCCCCCTTCCACCAGGCCATGGATGAGCTGGTGGCAATGGTGGACACTGACTCTCGTGCCTTCAGCAGCTACATG gAAGCTATGAAGCTGCCAAAAAGCACCCCTGAGGAGCGGGAGAG ACGCACAGCAGCCATGCAGCAGGGGCTCAAGACAGCTGTGAGGGTGCCTTGTACCTTGGCAGAGAAAGTGAATGGGCTCTGGCCTGCTCTGAAGGAACTGGCATGTCACTGCAACCTGGCCTGCAAATCTGACATCCAG GTGGGAGCCAAAATGTTGGAAGTGGCTGTGTTTGGAGCTTACTTCAACGTCATGATCAACCTCAAAGACATAACGGATGAGAAGTTCAAGCTTGCA ATGTCTCAGAAGGTCTCTGGGCTCCTGGAGGAGGCGAAGCAAGGTTCTGCTCTTGTACTGACACTGCTGGAGAAGAGGGTGTCCTGA
- the FTCD gene encoding formimidoyltransferase-cyclodeaminase isoform X2, protein MGALDVCPFVPVMNVSMEECVTCAHIFGQRLAAELGVPVYLYGAAAQDESRKALPSIRAGEYEALPKKLAKPEWAPDYGPPTFVPQWGATVTGARTFLIAYNVNLLCTKELAHRIALNIREQGRGAEQPGRLKRVQGIGWYLEEEKMAQVSTNLLDFETTPLHVVYEEICRDAEALNLPVVGSQLVGLVPKKAMLDAAEFYIKKEKLFILEEEQKIRLVVSRLGLDSLTPFHPRERIIEYLVQAGEVDQGLVAKPLGAFVRAVGERSAAPGGGSVSAAAAALGAALGCMVGLMSYGKRQFEELDPIMRKLIPPFHQAMDELVAMVDTDSRAFSSYMEAMKLPKSTPEERERRTAAMQQGLKTAVRVPCTLAEKVNGLWPALKELACHCNLACKSDIQVGAKMLEVAVFGAYFNVMINLKDITDEKFKLAMSQKVSGLLEEAKQGSALVLTLLEKRVS, encoded by the exons ATGGGGGCCCTGGATGTCTGCCCCTTTGTGCCAGTGATGAATGTCAGCATGGAGGAATGTGTCACCTGTGCCCACATCTTTGGGCAGCGCTTGGCAGCGGAGCTGGGAGTGCCTG TTTACCTGTATGGAGCGGCAGCACAGGACGAGAGCAGGAAAGCTCTGCCCAGCATCCGTGCTGGGGAGTATGAGGCACTCCCCAAAAAG cttgCAAAACCAGAGTGGGCTCCTGATTACGGGCCCCCAACCTTTGTTCCCCAGTGGGGGGCCACGGTGACGGGCGCCCGGACCTTCCTCATTGCCTACAATGTTAACCTGCTGTGCACCAAGGAGCTGGCCCACCGCATCGCCCTCAACATCCGTGAGCAGGGGCGTGGTGCTGAGCAG CCTGGGCGCTTGAAGAGAGTGCAGGGCATTGGCTGGTATttggaggaagagaagatggCCCAGGTTTCCACGAACCTGCTGGACTTTGAGACCACACCACTCCATGTTGTCTACGAGGAGAtctgcagagatgcagag GCACTGAACCTCCCTGTGGTGGGGTCCCAACTGGTGGGACTTGTCCCCAAGAAGGCCATGCTGGATGCAGCTGAGTTTTAcatcaagaaggaaaaactcTTCATCTTGGAAGAGGAACAGAAGATCAGACTG GTGGTCAGCCGGCTGGGCCTGGACTCCCTGACTCCGTTTCACCCCCGGGAACGCATCATCGA GTACctggtgcaggcaggagaggtggACCAAGGGCTGGTGGCCAAGCCATTGGGTGCCTTCGTGCGAGCGGTCGGTGAGAGGTCAGCGGCTCCAGGAGGAGGCTCCgtgtctgcagctgctgctgccctg GGAGCGGCGCTGGGCTGCATGGTGGGACTGATGAGCTATGGGAAGAGGCAGTTTGAGGAGCTGGACCCCATTATGAGGAAGCTGATCCCCCCCTTCCACCAGGCCATGGATGAGCTGGTGGCAATGGTGGACACTGACTCTCGTGCCTTCAGCAGCTACATG gAAGCTATGAAGCTGCCAAAAAGCACCCCTGAGGAGCGGGAGAG ACGCACAGCAGCCATGCAGCAGGGGCTCAAGACAGCTGTGAGGGTGCCTTGTACCTTGGCAGAGAAAGTGAATGGGCTCTGGCCTGCTCTGAAGGAACTGGCATGTCACTGCAACCTGGCCTGCAAATCTGACATCCAG GTGGGAGCCAAAATGTTGGAAGTGGCTGTGTTTGGAGCTTACTTCAACGTCATGATCAACCTCAAAGACATAACGGATGAGAAGTTCAAGCTTGCA ATGTCTCAGAAGGTCTCTGGGCTCCTGGAGGAGGCGAAGCAAGGTTCTGCTCTTGTACTGACACTGCTGGAGAAGAGGGTGTCCTGA
- the LOC115598565 gene encoding feather beta keratin-like, protein MSCYDLCVPSSCGPRPLATSCNQPCYRRCGDSTAVIQPPTVVVTLPGPILSSYPQNTTVGSTASAAVGSYLRCCGVPVSSGCPRGVGKGGLLCLGSGL, encoded by the coding sequence ATGTCCTGCTACGACCTCTGTGTGCCCTCCTCCTGCGGTCCCAGGCCACTGGCCACCAGCTGCAACCAGCCCTGCTACCGCCGCTGCGGGGACTCCACTGCCGTCATCCAGCCCCCCACTGTCGTGGTCACCCTGCCCGGGCCCATTCTCAGCTCCTACCCTCAAAACACCACGGTGGGATCCACAGCGTCGGCGGCGGTCGGGAGCTACCTGAGGTGCTGCGGGGTGCCCGTGTCCTCCGGCTGTCCCcgaggggtggggaagggggggctgcTGTGCCTGGGCAGTGGGCTCTGA